From Pseudoalteromonas viridis, one genomic window encodes:
- a CDS encoding GIY-YIG nuclease family protein, which translates to MQAYVYIMASAPYGTLYVGVTTHLKKRVWQHKTKVDSTCFTAKYEVLNLVYFEISQSIQSAIKREKQLKRWRRSWKIELIEKVNLDWRDMYYSI; encoded by the coding sequence ATGCAAGCATATGTTTACATCATGGCTTCGGCTCCCTACGGGACTTTATACGTAGGTGTTACTACGCATCTGAAGAAAAGGGTCTGGCAGCACAAGACTAAAGTCGATTCAACATGTTTTACGGCCAAGTATGAGGTCCTTAACCTTGTATACTTCGAAATTAGCCAAAGCATTCAAAGTGCAATCAAGAGAGAGAAGCAGCTCAAGCGTTGGCGACGAAGTTGGAAAATTGAACTCATTGAAAAAGTGAATCTTGATTGGCGGGATATGTACTATTCAATTTAA
- a CDS encoding GIY-YIG nuclease family protein → MQAYVYIMASAPYGTLYVGVTTHLKKRVWQHKTKVDSTCFTAKYEVFNLVYFEISQSIQSAIKREKQLKRWRRSWKIELIEKVNLDWRDMYYSI, encoded by the coding sequence ATGCAAGCATATGTTTACATCATGGCTTCGGCTCCCTACGGGACTTTATACGTAGGTGTTACTACGCATCTGAAGAAAAGGGTCTGGCAGCACAAGACTAAAGTCGATTCAACATGTTTTACGGCCAAGTATGAGGTCTTTAACCTTGTATACTTCGAAATTAGCCAAAGCATTCAAAGTGCAATCAAGAGAGAGAAGCAGCTCAAGCGTTGGCGACGAAGTTGGAAAATTGAACTCATTGAAAAAGTGAATCTTGATTGGCGGGATATGTACTATTCAATTTAA